In Anopheles arabiensis isolate DONGOLA chromosome 2, AaraD3, whole genome shotgun sequence, the genomic window GGTGGGGGGGACAACATGACATTGCCATGCTAAAGGGGaacgagaaaaacaaacaattattCACTTACCTCACCACAATGCCCGGCTTGATCGTGTTCAGCATGGTCAGCGTCCCGACGGCATCATCCTTTTCCTTGCCGCACTGCAGCGAAAGcgtgtactgctgctgttcctcCGGTTCGTCGCTGCCACTGTTCAGCTCCAACAGTTTGATCAAAACCATCAGCGAGTAAGGCGGCTGGTCGGCAAAGGGAAGGCCGGGGCCGGCATCGTACGAGGCGACACTGGGCTCAACGCTAAGTTCCATCGTGTTCCACTACAGCTGGGACGGCTTCAACAAACCTTGCAGGCAACGCTTCGAACACCTCACACCGGactgtgtggctgtgtcgtTGAACATTTCCCACCGCAATGGTTGCTGCGATGAATGCACGTTTCGCCCAACCGTCGCAATCAAGCCTGCATTGGTGTAATTTTCATCTCTTCCCACAGACAAGCAGCAGCGCGGCGGTGCGCAGGAGGACAGTTTGTTGTGGACGCTTCTCGGGTCGCTGGATCGAACGATGGAAGACTACGACATCGATACGGTGGCCTGTGCGCAGCGGACGATTTGCTGGTACGTGCGGGAGGCTAACGTAGCGGTCGCCGAGGGTAAGCCCACGCCCGTGGACACCGTAGTCGAGGGGCTGTCGCGGGCCGACTGGATGGACCGGTTTCTCACCGGTACCGCCATCGAGCAGGCGATCCAGGCGGGCCGGGAGCGCAAGACGAGCTGCGAGAAGATGTTTCCCCACTGTGCGATCGGCAGCTTCGTGGAGCACCTGGTGCGTATGGCAGGGAAGCGGTAAGCTAACGGCGGGTGCTAGTACAATGAGTCAAAGTTTAGGGTAAGTTTTGTGTTATCGTTTGGTAAGCATTCAGTACGATTTGTAAAGGCTATGCGTATGTAGTTTGTAGTTAGAAGCGTCAAAATGTACATTTTCGGAGGGAATCTATACGAATATAACATCTTTGGAATgatgaaacatgtttttttttagttcttgCATCGGTAGCTGTGCTAAAAGGTGTCGTCCGAAAAAGTAACGTACGCAGCCACTTTAACTTTACCTGAACGGTCAGAGGTGTCAAACTCAAATTTTGTGTATCTTTTTTATTACTGGTGCGAATTAGataattttttattctacTTTCCTTGTTGTATGTTTTAAATCTAATTACAGTAGAAGACCAACTGTGTTCGTCCTTAATGTCTTCGCTTTAAATTCCTTATCAATACACTGCACTTTGCTTGTGGCCTATTAATGTTGGTTCAGAATTTAAGTAGCTACCACTCAACAAAAAACCTTCACATTCCTTCTCAACATACTCTAGCACATTCACCTCTCAACTCCTTCCACCACCTCACGTATCACAATAAGGCAAAAAGTGTACGAGACGCTCGGTAGCCCACAATTAGTCGAACGAATCCTTCATCTGGAGCCGCTTGTCCGCATCGAACGACAGCTCCTCGCCCCGCACCGCCTCGTGGCGCTCCAGCACCGGCACGACCGCCTCCGAGTTTGCCTTCAGCGCGTAGTCGAGCGGCGTCAGCCCGAGATAGTCGATCGCGTTCGGTTCGGCATAGTTCTTCAGCAGGTACTGCACAATCTCCACGTGCCCGTACAGCGCCGCCACGTGCAGTGCGGTACGGCCGCACGAGTCTTCCTGCGACAGGTCGGCACCGGCAATGCGGTACGATTCCAGTCTGGCTTGCTGGTTACGGGCCGCGGCCGCACACAGCCCATCCCCGATCGCCCGTATTGAGCCGGTCAGATGGGCACCGCACTTGATTAGCAACCGGATCGCCTGATGGTGGTCGTGCATGATCGCATCCATCAGCGGTGTGCGATCGTACCGGTCGCGTATGTGTACGGCGGCACCGTTCTGCAGCAGATACTGCACCATCTCGATGTTGCCCTCGCAGCACGCCACGTGCAGTGCCGTCCGGTGGTCGTAGTTTTCGGCCGACATGTTGGCACCGTAGTTCTTCAGGTTCGTCAGCTgatggaggaggagaaggtaTGTAGGAAAGGTCGTTAGATACACGATACTCTAAAGCTGCCAGAAGGGCGCGTTACCTTTGTCACATCGCCAGCCAGCACGGCCGTGCTGACCATCGCCGGAAAGAGGGAAGACTTTAGCTGTCCCAGCTCTTTGGTGGACGTAAGATGAAGCGTACGTGCAACGGCATCGATCAGATCGTACTCTTGCATTTCCGGCGGCTTTTCACAGGTGAGCTCTCCGCGCAGATTGCTCTTCATCATCTGTAGAGGATATAGAGAACAGTGTCACATAAGTGTCAATAGCAAAATCATCCACTCTCCACTCCACCTcaccttcttcttcgtctccCAGTCCCACTCCTGCTTGCTCAGCACGTACGACAGCTTGGCCAGTGCCGCTTCCGGCGTCATATCGTACCCCGGTATGATGCCAATCTCCTGCAGCTGCCGGCCCGTTTCGTACAGATCGCACACCGCACCCTCGTTGCACTGGGTGCAGTTCACGATCAGCACCTGCCGCTCGTTCGCCTCCTTCAGGGCCGCGATCAGATCCGCCCGGTTGGTGGGAAAATTGCCCGCACCGTACGTCTGCAGCACCACGCCACGCATCGGCGCCCGCAGAAACGCATTGACCGTCGCGACCGAGATGCTGGGAAACAGCCGCAACAGCCCCACGTTCTCGTCCATCTGCAGGTGCACCGTAAACTTGTCCACCGTGCACGGCCGAAAGATGACCCGATAGTCCACCTCCACGTTGATGCCCATCTTGGCGAGCGGGGCCGCATTGGGCGAATTGAACGCGTCCAGCGACTCGCTGCTAACCTTGATCGTGCGGTTACCGCGGAACAGCCGGCTGTTGAAGAAGATGCACACCTCGGGCAGCACATAATTCCCCGCCAGGATCAGCGCGGACGTAAAGTTGTCCTTGCCGTCCGTGCGCGTCTCAAAGATCGGTATCTGCGAcccggtgatgatgatggttttgccCAAATTTTCAAACATAAACGACAGGGCGGACGCGGTGTAGGACAGCGTATCGGTACCGTGCAGTATCACGAACCCGTCGAAAAACTCGTACGACTGGCGTATGTCGGTCGCGATTCGCACCCAGTCCGAGATGCTCATGTTGGAGGAATCGAGCAGTGGCTCGTACTCGGAGATTTGGTACAGAATGCGACGGTGCTGTCCCTCCACGTACGGTAGCACCAACGGGGCCATATTTTTCGCCGGCCCGTACCGCTTGCTTGCGTACCCGTCGTCGTGCATGTTCGGGTACTGGCGTATTTTGCGCACAAACTCGTACGGCCGTGGTTCCAGCGCTGGGGGgaaagccaaacaaacaaatcgatatacagtaggtgaccgctaactgGATGTGTTTTAACTGGAGTGCTTTTTAACTGGAGGTTCGCTAACTGGAGTTACTCTCAGTTAACGAACacttaaacgtcaaaacatcaaacatccGGAATCTCATGAAGAGAAATTTGTcgcaaatgtgcatttttcaaacaaatttaggGTCTCTTGTCTACGTTTGCtattaatttatgttattacACGAATTACTATACTTTATATcaacataaatgaaaaaaaagtttggtaTGTTTATTCCAGTCAAcgccaatcaaaacaatcaatccatAGAAACGTCACTCCAGTTAGCGAACATTGTTCGTTAACTGGAGCTTGTTTACCTCTcagttagcggtcacctactGTAGTTACATTTTTATCACCACCTTTGTGTGCTAATTTGGGCCACTCCCATCCCCTTACCATTCTTCTCGTTTCGCATCATGCCGATCGTGCCGCCGGTGTAGATGACGAGCACCTTCGCTTCGGGCGCTTCCGACGGCAGCTTGCCGTAGCTCGAGTTTCGCCGCATCGACAGCTTGCTCAGGTCCAGGCTGCCGTGCGGATTCACGTCAACCAGTTGTTTGCGCTTCCAGGGCGAGTGGGCCGGTGGAACGGTCGCGGGACCGGCCGGTGCGTTTCCACCGTTTTGCGTCTTCAACTTAATGGCGAGTGGCGTGTCATCGTCTTCGCTGTCGGGCGATGGGGCAGGAGTGGTAGGCTGCTGGTCTACCACGTCCATTGTGTGCGGTTGTTTGGCTACCGATTACGAACCAActaacgacgacgacgtccgGGGCGAATCGAAACTAAAGTTCAGGAGCTTCGCtgcaaaaaaagagtaaaaattgaagcaaacatACAAATAAGGTCAGTTCCTGAAGGCCCCCGAAGAGCTTCACACGTGGCGGAGGAGGACCGTCTTGGGGCGTTGTGCTACCAAgtgattataaaaaaaatggttcctTATCTAAATCCACGATCCAGACGCTACAATGGCTCCCCCCTCGCGGAGGCATTAAAtttacatatttaaaaaaataatcacacCAACCAGCTAAAACTGGACCGAATCGAGAATCGGGTGCCGTTTGATAAGCATTAGGAGCCGCTGCTGGCATGTTTATTCATGAACGATTAGCGTTGCTTGAGCGGGGAGAGAACAAAGAACATCAACCAAAGGTTGAAGCCAGTCTAGCAATCAGCATggaatgctttaaaaaaatgtgtcTTCCATTGGCATTGCAATATAACATATTACTAAATATCCAATTCCTCTATTCTAGTACACCACGGTGCATTATCCATTCCAACCTCTTTCATGGGGGCAGCACTTTTTTCTATTAATAGACTGTGTGAGTGGCAAATATTTTGAACTAGTCCGCCACACCACACGCTATCCGGAATAGCCCACATTGCATCAGCCCGGGGGGATGTTAAAATCAGTGTTTAAACACTTCACTAATCCTCCAGCAGGTCGCCTTTTTAGCCTAACGATATGGTAGCAACGTGGCCGTGTAATTGTGTACTGCACACGCTTCACGCACGGAGCGAATTTAATTGCGCGACCTTGCGAAGGGTCGACCCAGCCGGCCAGTGTCTTGTAGTGGAGGCTCAACCAAAACCGTATACAGTACCGTCCACAGCACCTGCACACGCTAGTGAAAGCTTAAAGCTTTAGTGGCGAATGAAAACTCCGATGCACCACACACCAaggccacatacacacacacacagaggggaCTGCCGTGGCTCAAACTGCACCTAAACCAGAGCCGCATCACAGCTTTCACTGATATTGCACACTGCCAGGCCGAAACATTCTGTGCCGAACTTGATGGCCTTcttctctctcgcgcgcgcgtctTCTTGCGGTTGGTCTTCGTTGGTGAAAAGACCTTCGAAGAATTTATGCGCACGCAGCGGTAGCATAATTACTCCCGAATGTTCCCCGACTCCCCTCCGAAGCCGGTGGGATGGCAGGAGCGGTGGTAATGTAACAGaacacacatcaacacacataacacacagcacacagctgCAACGGTTCAGCAGAAGTAGGTCAATCTTCAAAATCATATGATATTGCCCCCGCTCGACTGGTTCGCAGGTCGGACGTTGCCGCAGCACACGTGCATGGTGTTTTTTCTGTATTTTCTTTGATAGCTGCTTATCAGAGACGGTAACTTACGCGACTTGTTTGTTTCTTACTACGTTATAACTTTTAGCACTCCATTTTATCGCTAATCATATAATTCTTAGCTTTCGCAATATGTAACTTCTTAATCTAAAAACATAACTTTTTTAACCGAAATTGCTCTCAAAACTCTTAAATTAACACCTACATGTTTGCGTGTTTTCCTTGTCTCGGTTCACTGTGTTCATTCAAAAACCCCGGTAAAAGATAAGTTCGCCTTTTTATCGCCAAACGCGCTTCGCGCTATATCTAAGCACCGTTGCGCATACGATGCACGCGCTCGCAACTTCCTACTAACCGCCACCGGATCTGACTGAAGCGCGCCACTGCCCAAGCCGGTCAATTTGAAGGCGCCGCTGTAGCAAACACCATCCCGCACCACCCCACCACACCACGCACTCTTGTACCAAGCCAAGCcaccccgcacacacacacacacacatcaccgCCGTACGCATGCACGCGACAACGCGCGACACACTGTCAACAGCGATCGACACAGCGCAAACAGGCGACCCTTGTTCCTAGGAGATAAGGAAgcgttcttttctttttgcggCCGTGCCTCTCTCCCGTAATGTGTGAGCAAGCGGTCCATTTAGCGATCGGGTGTGAAGTAATGCTCGTTGTGATTGCCGCCAAAATACACACCAGAAATGGGTAACATCCGTATCACCAAGATATCCGTTCCGCGATCTGGGTTCAAAATATTTACCACCGGAGCTCCAGCAACGTTTGT contains:
- the LOC120897553 gene encoding uncharacterized protein LOC120897553, which gives rise to MVAAMNAHKQQRGGAQEDSLLWTLLGSLDRTMEDYDIDTVACAQRTICWYVREANVAVAEGKPTPVDTVVEGLSRADWMDRFLTGTAIEQAIQAGRERKTSCEKMFPHCAIGSFVEHLVRMAGKR
- the LOC120898844 gene encoding L-asparaginase: MDVVDQQPTTPAPSPDSEDDDTPLAIKLKTQNGGNAPAGPATVPPAHSPWKRKQLVDVNPHGSLDLSKLSMRRNSSYGKLPSEAPEAKVLVIYTGGTIGMMRNEKNALEPRPYEFVRKIRQYPNMHDDGYASKRYGPAKNMAPLVLPYVEGQHRRILYQISEYEPLLDSSNMSISDWVRIATDIRQSYEFFDGFVILHGTDTLSYTASALSFMFENLGKTIIITGSQIPIFETRTDGKDNFTSALILAGNYVLPEVCIFFNSRLFRGNRTIKVSSESLDAFNSPNAAPLAKMGINVEVDYRVIFRPCTVDKFTVHLQMDENVGLLRLFPSISVATVNAFLRAPMRGVVLQTYGAGNFPTNRADLIAALKEANERQVLIVNCTQCNEGAVCDLYETGRQLQEIGIIPGYDMTPEAALAKLSYVLSKQEWDWETKKKMMKSNLRGELTCEKPPEMQEYDLIDAVARTLHLTSTKELGQLKSSLFPAMVSTAVLAGDVTKLTNLKNYGANMSAENYDHRTALHVACCEGNIEMVQYLLQNGAAVHIRDRYDRTPLMDAIMHDHHQAIRLLIKCGAHLTGSIRAIGDGLCAAAARNQQARLESYRIAGADLSQEDSCGRTALHVAALYGHVEIVQYLLKNYAEPNAIDYLGLTPLDYALKANSEAVVPVLERHEAVRGEELSFDADKRLQMKDSFD